In Saprospiraceae bacterium, one DNA window encodes the following:
- a CDS encoding peptide MFS transporter, translated as MRHNENLSLEQIQNFEGKYPKQIWPLFFSEMWERFCFYGMRGMLIYFMVTELMLNDSVANLQYGATQAFVYAFTFIGGLFADKILGYRKSLFWGGILMIAGSLILAIDPKAYFFFGISFTIIGTGFFKPNISTMVGQLYKEGDARRDAGFSLFYAGINIGALLGGYLCIAVGKGEMLSSIVPEALRWNVAFGFAAIVMVISLLTFINTQRSMGEIGLSPLSHLTEKKRKITEWATYIGSLVLLPVIMIMVSKTEYTDYFMYTIGPLTLLYLGYEMMSMDVSDRKKMMAGLVFIFFSIIFWAFFEQSGGSLSLFAANNLDNTVLGIPLDPNGVNNSANSLFVIMFAALLGIVWIWLAKRKMEPNTLIKFGMAFIFLAGGFYIFYSTRLFADANGVTSLDLFTFGWLIITFGELCLSPIGMSIMTKLAPQRLQAIMMGMWFLASAYGQYFAGILGANISEASENADNYNKLISYTDGYQQLAIYALIAGVVLIAISPFVRKLMQEVK; from the coding sequence ATGAGACATAATGAAAACCTAAGTTTAGAACAAATTCAAAACTTCGAAGGAAAATACCCTAAACAAATCTGGCCACTTTTCTTCTCTGAAATGTGGGAACGATTTTGTTTCTATGGCATGCGAGGTATGCTGATTTATTTTATGGTGACAGAACTGATGCTCAATGACTCAGTCGCCAATCTACAGTATGGAGCTACTCAGGCATTTGTGTACGCATTTACTTTCATTGGCGGCTTGTTTGCAGATAAAATTCTGGGATACAGAAAATCTCTGTTTTGGGGTGGAATATTGATGATAGCAGGTAGTTTGATTCTGGCAATTGACCCCAAGGCATATTTCTTTTTTGGTATCAGCTTTACCATCATCGGTACAGGATTTTTTAAGCCCAATATTTCAACTATGGTTGGTCAATTGTACAAAGAAGGCGACGCAAGGAGAGATGCAGGATTTTCATTGTTTTATGCCGGTATTAACATAGGAGCGTTGTTGGGAGGTTATCTGTGTATAGCAGTGGGAAAAGGAGAAATGTTGAGCAGCATTGTACCCGAAGCTCTAAGATGGAATGTAGCTTTTGGATTTGCGGCTATTGTGATGGTGATCAGTCTGCTTACATTTATCAATACTCAGAGATCTATGGGCGAAATAGGTTTGTCACCATTGTCTCACTTGACGGAAAAAAAGCGCAAAATAACGGAATGGGCAACGTATATTGGCTCATTGGTCCTGCTGCCTGTGATCATGATCATGGTATCCAAGACCGAATATACTGATTACTTTATGTACACTATAGGCCCGCTTACCTTGCTTTATTTGGGATATGAAATGATGTCGATGGACGTATCGGATCGTAAAAAAATGATGGCCGGATTGGTATTTATCTTCTTTAGTATCATCTTTTGGGCTTTTTTTGAGCAGAGTGGTGGATCGCTAAGCTTATTTGCAGCCAACAACCTGGACAATACTGTCCTGGGTATACCTCTTGATCCCAATGGTGTCAATAACTCGGCCAACTCTCTATTTGTCATCATGTTTGCAGCGCTTTTAGGAATCGTTTGGATTTGGCTGGCCAAAAGGAAGATGGAGCCAAACACATTGATAAAATTTGGTATGGCATTTATTTTTCTCGCAGGTGGATTCTATATTTTTTATAGTACCAGATTATTTGCTGATGCCAATGGGGTCACTTCACTTGATCTGTTTACGTTTGGATGGTTGATTATCACTTTCGGTGAGTTGTGTCTTTCACCTATCGGTATGTCCATCATGACCAAACTGGCTCCCCAAAGACTGCAGGCCATCATGATGGGTATGTGGTTTTTGGCAAGCGCATACGGACAATACTTTGCCGGAATTCTTGGTGCCAATATATCTGAAGCATCAGAAAATGCAGATAATTATAATAAATTGATATCATATACTGATGGTTACCAACAGTTGGCCATTTATGCTTTGATTGCAGGTGTCGTGCTTATCGCCATCTCACCGTTTGTTCGCAAATTGATGCAGGAAGTGAAATAG
- a CDS encoding proline--tRNA ligase, translated as MAKEITPRDENYSQWYNDIVKKAGLADSSAVRGCMVIKPYGYAIWENMRDQLDKMFKETGHVNAYFPLFVPKSLFEAEEKNAEGFAKECAVVTHYRLKNDPNNPGKLMVDPEAQLEEELIVRPTSEAIIWNTYRDWIQSYRDLPILINQWANVVRWEMRTRPFLRTAEFLWQEGHTAHATKTEAISEARLIHDVYAQFAEEYMAMPVIKGAKSENERFAGADDTYTIEALMQDGKALQAGTSHFLGQNFAKAFNVTFSNDKNENEYVWATSWGVSTRLIGGLIMTHSDDEGLVLPPKLAPIQVVIVPIPKPEDELLSKANEISNALKAHGIKVKIDTDDTKRPGFKFAEYEMKGVPVRLGLGKRDIENNTIEVARRDTKEKATISLDDVVNHVLKLLEEIQENLFQRAKSHREAHFTKVDDYSEFKVQLETKGGFFFCHWDGTHETEEKIKEETKATIRCIPFDMPSESGVCMYSGKPSEKRVVFAKAY; from the coding sequence ATGGCAAAGGAGATTACACCACGGGATGAAAATTATTCTCAATGGTACAATGATATAGTGAAGAAAGCAGGATTGGCAGACAGTTCAGCAGTAAGGGGATGTATGGTCATCAAGCCTTACGGGTATGCGATATGGGAAAACATGAGAGATCAGTTGGACAAAATGTTTAAAGAAACAGGGCATGTCAATGCTTACTTCCCATTATTTGTTCCCAAAAGCCTTTTTGAAGCAGAAGAAAAAAATGCAGAAGGTTTTGCCAAAGAATGTGCGGTGGTCACTCACTACAGATTAAAAAACGACCCGAATAATCCAGGAAAACTCATGGTGGATCCTGAAGCACAACTGGAAGAAGAACTGATCGTCAGACCTACCAGCGAAGCCATCATATGGAATACATACAGAGACTGGATACAATCATATCGTGATTTACCAATATTGATCAACCAATGGGCCAATGTTGTCAGGTGGGAGATGAGGACCAGACCGTTCCTCCGTACAGCAGAGTTTTTGTGGCAGGAAGGACATACCGCCCACGCCACCAAAACTGAAGCTATCAGTGAAGCACGTTTAATACATGACGTCTATGCGCAGTTTGCCGAAGAATATATGGCCATGCCCGTCATAAAAGGAGCAAAGTCAGAAAATGAGCGTTTCGCCGGTGCTGATGATACATACACCATAGAAGCTCTGATGCAGGACGGTAAGGCTCTGCAGGCGGGAACATCACACTTCCTTGGTCAGAATTTTGCCAAAGCATTTAACGTTACTTTCAGCAATGATAAAAACGAAAACGAATACGTGTGGGCGACCTCTTGGGGTGTTTCTACCAGGTTGATTGGTGGGCTTATTATGACTCATTCAGATGATGAGGGTTTAGTATTACCTCCCAAACTTGCTCCTATTCAGGTTGTCATCGTGCCTATACCTAAGCCAGAAGACGAACTTCTAAGCAAAGCAAATGAAATCAGTAATGCCCTGAAAGCACACGGCATTAAAGTTAAAATAGACACTGATGACACCAAAAGACCGGGTTTTAAGTTTGCAGAATATGAGATGAAAGGCGTACCCGTCAGACTTGGTCTTGGCAAAAGGGATATCGAAAACAATACCATTGAAGTAGCCCGTCGAGACACAAAAGAAAAAGCAACCATTTCTCTCGACGATGTAGTGAATCATGTATTAAAATTGCTTGAGGAGATTCAGGAAAACCTGTTTCAGAGAGCAAAAAGTCATAGAGAAGCTCACTTTACCAAAGTGGACGACTATAGCGAATTCAAAGTACAATTAGAAACAAAAGGTGGATTTTTCTTTTGTCACTGGGATGGGACACATGAAACTGAAGAAAAAATAAAAGAAGAAACAAAGGCAACTATCAGATGTATTCCTTTTGATATGCCGTCGGAGAGTGGAGTTTGTATGTATTCCGGAAAACCCTCTGAAAAAAGAGTTGTTTTTGCAAAAGCATATTGA
- a CDS encoding MOSC domain-containing protein — translation MKLIVKELWIYPVKSMGGISMSEAKALRAGFEYDRRWMLLDHENKFITQRQVPELALFKTSISDGQLTLTYNNHSYHIRVDEHTSENINTNVWEDDASTMRVSPLVDEWLGDALKMKVRLVKICNEQSRIHHNKNHDIHLPVSLADGYPYLVAGTASLDLLNNKLDAPIQMSRFRPNIVVVTTEAHEEDIWKECKTGTAEFLNMKPCGRCTMITIDQNTAQINNEPLKILNQYRKSLNSVLFGTNMMCTKDGLVTVGDEMMIHGTSRG, via the coding sequence ATGAAATTAATTGTCAAAGAATTATGGATCTATCCGGTCAAAAGCATGGGTGGTATCAGTATGTCTGAAGCAAAGGCATTAAGAGCAGGCTTTGAATATGATAGACGATGGATGCTCCTCGACCATGAAAATAAGTTCATCACACAAAGGCAAGTACCTGAACTGGCACTCTTTAAGACCAGTATCAGTGATGGGCAACTGACACTGACCTACAACAATCATTCATATCATATCAGAGTAGATGAACATACCTCTGAAAATATAAACACCAATGTATGGGAGGATGACGCATCGACGATGAGAGTTAGTCCTTTGGTTGATGAATGGCTAGGAGATGCACTAAAAATGAAAGTCAGATTGGTGAAGATATGTAATGAACAATCGAGAATCCACCACAATAAAAATCACGATATCCATCTTCCGGTAAGCCTTGCTGATGGTTATCCTTATCTTGTGGCAGGGACAGCAAGCCTTGACTTGCTAAATAATAAACTTGATGCACCTATACAAATGAGTCGTTTCAGACCAAATATTGTAGTTGTAACCACGGAAGCGCATGAAGAAGATATATGGAAAGAGTGTAAGACCGGAACTGCAGAATTTCTGAATATGAAACCTTGTGGCAGATGTACGATGATCACTATCGACCAAAATACAGCACAAATCAATAATGAGCCTCTCAAAATTTTAAACCAATACAGAAAATCTCTAAATAGTGTACTTTTTGGTACTAACATGATGTGTACCAAAGATGGTTTAGTCACTGTTGGGGATGAGATGATGATACATGGAACATCTCGCGGGTAG
- the xth gene encoding exodeoxyribonuclease III gives MKLISWNVNGIRAVVGRTFLKQFADMNADIFCLQETKAQDDQVTEALSSLSGYYVHSNSAEKKGYSGVAIISKKEPISVTKDIGITDHDNEGRVICAEFEDFYLVNVYVPNSGEGLKRLDYRGEWDEAFSNYLADLRKKKNVIVTGDFNVAHQAIDLARPKENYNKTSGYTQVEIDGMTKILAKGFIDSFRTLYPEKVQYSFWSVRFGARAKNLGWRIDYFLVDERMNENIKDAFILDQELGSDHCPIGLILS, from the coding sequence ATGAAACTTATCTCATGGAATGTCAATGGAATCCGTGCTGTGGTAGGGCGAACATTTCTAAAGCAGTTTGCTGATATGAATGCAGATATCTTCTGCCTGCAAGAAACAAAGGCTCAGGATGATCAGGTAACAGAAGCACTTTCATCATTGAGTGGATACTACGTTCACAGCAATTCTGCAGAGAAAAAAGGATACTCGGGTGTCGCTATCATCTCCAAAAAAGAGCCAATATCCGTCACAAAAGATATAGGAATCACTGATCATGACAATGAAGGTCGTGTCATCTGCGCTGAATTTGAAGATTTCTATTTGGTTAATGTTTACGTACCCAATAGTGGTGAAGGACTCAAAAGACTTGATTACCGTGGAGAATGGGACGAGGCTTTTTCCAATTATCTTGCTGATTTGCGAAAAAAGAAAAATGTCATCGTCACAGGTGATTTCAATGTTGCTCATCAAGCTATCGATTTGGCCAGACCAAAGGAAAACTACAACAAAACATCAGGCTATACACAAGTGGAAATTGATGGCATGACAAAAATTCTGGCAAAAGGATTTATTGATTCTTTCAGAACTCTTTATCCAGAAAAAGTTCAATACTCGTTTTGGAGTGTTCGATTTGGTGCCAGAGCCAAAAATCTTGGTTGGCGCATTGACTATTTTCTGGTAGATGAACGCATGAATGAAAATATCAAGGATGCATTTATCCTCGATCAGGAATTAGGGTCAGATCATTGTCCTATTGGGTTGATCTTATCATAG
- a CDS encoding peptide MFS transporter has translation MNTSATKMSHPKGLWVLFGTEMWERFNFYGMRTLLTLFIVHALMMSEEQSSLIYGGFLGLCYLTPMLGGFISDRFLGNRNCIMIGGLLMATGQFLLFASASTFGANLDLAKTLLYVALGVLIFGNGFFKPNISSMVTNLYPKEEKTKLDTAFTIFYMGINIGAFLGQFLCPALGDVVDVNGTRDVFAFKWGFMAAGIAMLIGTFTFYMLKDKYVVTPEGRALGGLPKHNIASDYEEGESQKAVFTSQAITIAVGAFVALACIFYFVIGQNVIYSGIYASGLTLAGLILSDSSLTKVERDRILVIYVVSFFVIFFWAAFEQAGSSLTFIANNQTDRNFLGWNMPPSMVQIFNGIFVVALAIPFSILWDKLRAADKEPISPMKQAFGLAVMALAYFIIANNVKDLGISGLLGIKWLILLYLLMTIGELCLSPIGLSLVGKLAPKRFTSLLYGVFFLSNASGYALAGTLGAILPATGDKFKTASEMGLDLQAILDKTVTPTAEQLKMLADKNIMDHYPVFAGFQITNLYEFFLVFVILCGVAAALLFALVPTLKKMMHGVH, from the coding sequence ATGAATACATCAGCAACTAAAATGTCACACCCTAAAGGATTATGGGTATTGTTCGGGACAGAAATGTGGGAAAGGTTCAATTTTTATGGTATGCGGACCCTTCTCACTTTATTTATCGTCCACGCATTAATGATGAGCGAAGAGCAATCTTCGCTGATTTATGGTGGATTTTTAGGTCTTTGTTACCTTACTCCCATGTTGGGAGGGTTTATTTCTGACAGATTTCTGGGCAATAGGAACTGTATAATGATTGGAGGTCTCCTGATGGCTACAGGTCAATTTTTACTGTTCGCCAGCGCCAGTACTTTCGGTGCTAATCTGGATTTGGCAAAAACACTTTTATATGTAGCATTAGGGGTGCTTATATTCGGAAACGGGTTTTTTAAACCCAATATTTCCAGTATGGTCACCAATCTGTATCCAAAAGAAGAAAAAACTAAGTTAGATACCGCTTTTACAATATTTTATATGGGTATCAATATAGGCGCATTTTTAGGTCAGTTTCTTTGTCCGGCATTGGGAGATGTTGTGGATGTAAATGGTACAAGAGATGTATTTGCATTCAAATGGGGATTTATGGCTGCGGGTATCGCTATGCTGATAGGTACATTTACATTTTATATGCTCAAGGACAAATATGTTGTAACTCCTGAAGGAAGAGCACTTGGTGGCTTACCGAAGCATAATATTGCATCAGATTATGAAGAAGGCGAATCACAGAAGGCAGTCTTTACAAGTCAGGCAATTACAATAGCTGTTGGTGCATTTGTAGCCCTTGCTTGTATCTTTTACTTTGTTATTGGCCAAAATGTGATTTACTCCGGAATATATGCCAGTGGTCTTACATTGGCAGGATTGATTCTTTCAGATTCTTCATTGACCAAAGTAGAGAGAGACAGAATTCTTGTCATCTATGTAGTGTCATTTTTTGTCATCTTTTTCTGGGCTGCATTTGAGCAAGCAGGATCATCCCTTACATTTATTGCCAACAATCAAACGGACAGAAATTTTTTGGGATGGAACATGCCTCCTTCGATGGTTCAAATATTCAACGGTATATTTGTAGTGGCTTTAGCCATACCTTTCAGTATCTTGTGGGATAAACTCAGAGCAGCAGATAAAGAACCTATTTCTCCTATGAAACAAGCTTTTGGTTTGGCGGTTATGGCCTTAGCCTATTTTATCATAGCCAATAATGTAAAAGACCTTGGAATATCAGGATTATTAGGTATTAAATGGCTGATTTTGTTATATCTTCTGATGACTATAGGTGAACTTTGTTTATCTCCAATCGGACTCTCATTGGTCGGAAAGTTGGCTCCAAAAAGATTTACATCTTTACTTTATGGTGTATTCTTCCTATCCAATGCATCCGGATATGCACTTGCCGGAACACTTGGAGCGATCTTACCGGCTACCGGAGATAAGTTTAAGACCGCCAGCGAGATGGGGCTTGATCTTCAGGCTATCCTGGACAAAACAGTAACTCCTACTGCTGAACAGTTGAAAATGCTTGCTGATAAAAATATCATGGATCACTACCCTGTATTTGCCGGTTTCCAGATCACCAATCTGTATGAATTTTTCCTTGTATTTGTGATTTTATGCGGAGTGGCTGCTGCTTTGCTTTTTGCGCTGGTACCTACACTCAAAAAAATGATGCATGGAGTACATTAA
- a CDS encoding DUF3127 domain-containing protein, with protein MTFEIEGILHKKFDIESKSSSFQTREFVITTEDTYPQFVKFQLTQDKCNLVDTYQEGEKMKVSFDLRGREWQGKYFTNLNAWRLEKATSQAQAIQHPSAPVPPAPPVFDENSEFTSGGLPADFDDLPF; from the coding sequence ATGACATTTGAAATTGAAGGCATACTGCATAAAAAGTTTGATATTGAAAGCAAATCAAGTTCGTTTCAGACACGCGAATTTGTGATCACCACAGAGGACACTTATCCTCAATTCGTGAAGTTTCAACTCACACAAGACAAATGCAACCTTGTTGATACATATCAGGAAGGAGAAAAGATGAAAGTATCATTTGATCTGAGAGGCAGAGAGTGGCAAGGAAAGTACTTTACAAATCTGAATGCATGGCGATTGGAGAAGGCAACATCACAGGCTCAGGCTATTCAGCACCCATCGGCACCAGTTCCTCCTGCACCACCGGTTTTTGATGAAAACAGCGAGTTTACATCGGGAGGTTTACCTGCTGACTTTGATGATTTGCCTTTCTAA
- a CDS encoding Nif3-like dinuclear metal center hexameric protein: MKIKELTDFLHLTAPLKFQESYDNAGLIVGNENEQIKGVLICLDAIEEVIDEAIELGCNLVIAHHPIIFRGLKKLNGYSYIERVVIKAIKNDISIFAIHTNLDNVFISGVNTKIAEKLDLVNTTLLAPKVDTLFNGFPVGAGMIGLLHKPMEIRSFLSFLKDKMELHVIKHTDLCKSQIHKVAVCGGSGSFLLADAKNQQADIFITADFKYHEYFDAEKEIIIADIGHFESEKYTIELLYNLIINNFSTFAPHCTKVITNPIKYFQ, translated from the coding sequence ATGAAAATCAAAGAACTTACTGACTTCCTGCATCTTACTGCACCTCTGAAGTTTCAGGAATCTTACGACAACGCAGGTCTTATAGTAGGTAATGAAAACGAACAAATCAAAGGTGTTCTGATCTGCCTTGATGCTATTGAAGAAGTCATAGATGAAGCCATTGAATTGGGCTGCAATCTGGTTATAGCCCATCACCCGATCATTTTCCGGGGACTTAAGAAACTCAATGGATATAGTTATATCGAAAGAGTGGTCATAAAAGCTATTAAAAATGATATTTCCATTTTTGCTATTCATACCAATCTTGACAATGTGTTCATTTCAGGTGTAAATACTAAAATTGCCGAAAAACTTGATTTAGTAAACACAACACTCTTAGCACCGAAAGTGGATACTTTATTCAATGGTTTTCCTGTTGGAGCAGGGATGATCGGGTTGTTACATAAACCGATGGAAATAAGGTCTTTTTTGAGTTTTCTGAAAGATAAAATGGAACTGCACGTCATCAAACATACGGATTTATGTAAGTCTCAAATTCACAAAGTAGCAGTATGCGGTGGATCAGGAAGCTTTCTCTTAGCTGATGCCAAAAACCAACAGGCTGACATATTTATTACTGCAGATTTTAAATATCACGAGTATTTTGATGCCGAAAAAGAGATAATCATAGCAGATATCGGACATTTTGAGAGCGAAAAATATACAATAGAACTACTTTATAACCTAATAATTAATAATTTTAGTACCTTTGCACCCCATTGTACAAAAGTAATCACTAACCCAATAAAATATTTTCAATAA
- a CDS encoding virulence RhuM family protein, with protein MFAKELLLYNTADKKVNVSVYYQNGTFWLTQKAMAELFGVNVPAISKHLRNIFETSELLEDSVISILETTAKDGKNYSTKFYRLEAILAVGYRINSSQATDFRKWATQTLNEFIIKGFVLDDDRLKRGKTFGRDYFDELLERIREIRSSERRFYQKITDLYALSTDYNKESQQTKDFFAAVQNKLHWAITGKTAAEIIYSDADAAKLHMGLKTWKAAPDGKIMKSDAMVAKNYLELQHITELNRIVSAYLDLAENNAQRNIAFNMQQWATFLDRFLELSNYPILKDKGKVSMLEAKLKAEGEYEKFRIIQDQNYESDFDKEIKRLKP; from the coding sequence ATGTTTGCAAAAGAATTACTTTTATACAACACAGCAGATAAAAAAGTAAACGTATCAGTTTATTACCAAAATGGCACTTTTTGGCTAACACAGAAAGCAATGGCTGAGTTGTTTGGAGTAAATGTTCCAGCAATAAGCAAACATTTAAGAAATATTTTTGAGACAAGTGAGTTATTGGAAGATTCAGTTATTTCCATTTTGGAAACAACTGCCAAAGATGGTAAAAATTACTCAACAAAATTTTACAGACTCGAAGCCATTTTAGCAGTGGGTTACCGCATAAATTCCAGCCAAGCCACTGATTTTCGCAAGTGGGCGACCCAAACTCTCAATGAATTTATCATCAAAGGTTTTGTATTGGATGATGATCGTCTTAAGCGAGGTAAAACATTTGGTCGCGACTATTTTGATGAATTGCTGGAACGAATTCGAGAAATCAGGTCGAGCGAAAGAAGGTTTTACCAAAAAATTACTGATCTATATGCTCTTAGTACGGATTATAATAAGGAAAGCCAACAAACTAAAGATTTTTTTGCGGCTGTTCAAAATAAACTGCATTGGGCTATTACGGGCAAAACTGCTGCTGAAATCATCTATTCTGATGCTGACGCTGCCAAACTACATATGGGCTTAAAAACCTGGAAAGCAGCTCCGGATGGAAAAATAATGAAAAGTGATGCTATGGTGGCTAAAAACTATTTGGAGCTCCAGCACATAACGGAACTAAACCGCATTGTGTCGGCGTATTTAGATTTAGCAGAAAACAATGCACAGAGAAACATTGCTTTTAACATGCAACAATGGGCAACATTTTTAGATCGGTTTTTAGAGCTATCAAATTATCCGATTTTAAAAGATAAAGGCAAAGTTTCAATGCTGGAAGCCAAACTTAAGGCGGAAGGTGAGTATGAAAAATTCCGAATCATTCAGGATCAAAACTATGAAAGCGATTTTGATAAAGAGATTAAAAGGCTTAAACCATAA
- a CDS encoding tetratricopeptide repeat protein: MNISKNRFSPEPFKADFYLVIRNLILFIIFNLTMQHIAASGRFEMTQSLKDAFRDINTLKIQSGQQKLATIKKNDPNNAMADYVENYIDFYTLFIQEDQQKYNQLLKNRSIRLNRIKAADSNSPYYLFCQAEIILQWATLKIKFGEKINAAADVYEAYNLLKKNREQFPSFAENNKSLSIVHALSESVPGWVKKIMGIHGSIETGTKEIRILAAKAHAENSIFKEEIVALYSYILFYANNKKEEAYHLFDTYDMDHKTNPLIAFLKATMAQKIGRNDEAIKILQERPKGLEYLPFYYLDFMYGKYKLYRLDRDADKYILRFLENFKGKHYIKEAWQKMGWSSLAIHQDKIAYKKYMKNVTAFGETLIDEDIQALREAKSSQIPTDILLKSRLLFDGGYFTKAQNLLIINSNKFVNAIHDGEYYYRLARVMDALKNYHDALEYYDLTIIKSDPGKYYACSSSLQAGLICEQQKKYTKARQYFEKCTNLDPAGYTSSLHAKAKSGLTRIKGKQ, from the coding sequence ATGAACATTAGTAAAAATCGATTTTCACCTGAACCCTTTAAGGCTGATTTTTACCTTGTCATCAGAAATCTTATACTCTTTATCATTTTCAATCTGACGATGCAGCATATCGCCGCAAGCGGCAGATTTGAGATGACACAATCACTCAAAGACGCATTCAGGGATATTAATACTCTGAAGATACAATCCGGTCAACAGAAATTAGCCACAATTAAAAAGAATGATCCCAATAACGCTATGGCTGATTATGTCGAAAACTATATTGATTTTTATACTCTCTTTATACAGGAAGACCAGCAAAAATATAATCAATTACTAAAAAATCGCAGTATTCGTCTTAACAGAATTAAGGCAGCGGATAGCAATTCTCCTTATTATTTATTTTGTCAGGCAGAGATAATCTTACAGTGGGCTACTTTAAAAATAAAATTCGGAGAAAAAATCAATGCAGCGGCAGACGTGTACGAAGCATACAATCTATTAAAAAAAAACCGGGAACAATTTCCTTCATTTGCCGAAAACAATAAGAGCCTGAGTATCGTACACGCCCTATCTGAAAGTGTGCCAGGATGGGTAAAAAAAATAATGGGAATCCATGGTTCTATCGAAACCGGGACAAAAGAAATCAGAATTCTGGCTGCCAAAGCTCATGCAGAAAACAGTATATTTAAAGAAGAAATAGTGGCTCTTTATAGCTATATACTATTCTACGCCAACAATAAAAAAGAGGAAGCATACCATCTTTTTGATACCTATGACATGGATCACAAAACCAATCCCCTGATCGCATTTCTCAAAGCCACCATGGCTCAGAAGATCGGAAGAAATGATGAAGCCATAAAAATACTTCAGGAACGACCCAAAGGCCTGGAGTACCTTCCGTTTTACTACCTTGATTTTATGTATGGCAAATATAAGTTGTATAGACTTGATAGAGATGCTGACAAATATATACTTAGGTTTTTGGAAAACTTTAAAGGAAAACATTATATCAAAGAAGCATGGCAAAAGATGGGATGGAGTAGTCTTGCTATACACCAAGATAAAATTGCCTACAAAAAGTACATGAAAAATGTAACTGCATTTGGGGAAACATTAATAGATGAAGACATTCAGGCATTGAGAGAGGCCAAATCCAGTCAGATTCCTACCGATATACTACTGAAATCCAGACTATTATTTGACGGAGGCTACTTCACTAAAGCTCAGAATCTACTAATTATCAATAGCAATAAATTTGTAAATGCTATACATGACGGTGAGTATTACTACAGATTAGCCAGAGTCATGGATGCGCTGAAAAACTATCATGACGCTCTTGAATATTATGATCTGACCATCATCAAAAGTGATCCGGGCAAGTACTATGCCTGTAGTTCATCCCTTCAGGCAGGTTTGATATGCGAGCAACAAAAAAAATATACCAAAGCCCGCCAGTATTTTGAAAAATGCACCAATCTGGACCCTGCCGGCTATACTTCGAGCCTCCATGCCAAGGCAAAATCAGGACTGACAAGGATAAAAGGAAAGCAGTAG
- a CDS encoding FMN-binding negative transcriptional regulator gives MYLPKLFKSEDYLLLKEIIRENSFSSLITFKERIRSTKAMFLLSEKSNNKYHLETHISRANPVAKYLEKEDEVLCDFFGAHTYISSSWYDHINVSTWNYEAVQVYGSVTFMSDEELYHHLSTLTQKYEASQKCPLSVEKMGQAYIEKEMKGALGIKIMPTEVAIKQKLSQNRDDNDYKNIIHNLEQSEAQMDQIIAYKMKAFKKP, from the coding sequence GTGTATTTGCCAAAATTGTTCAAGTCAGAAGATTACCTTTTATTGAAAGAAATCATCCGTGAAAATTCATTTTCAAGTCTGATTACATTTAAAGAGCGTATCAGATCGACCAAAGCCATGTTTTTACTTAGTGAAAAATCAAATAATAAGTACCATTTAGAGACTCACATCAGCAGAGCAAATCCAGTTGCTAAATATCTTGAAAAAGAAGATGAAGTGCTTTGTGATTTTTTTGGGGCACACACTTATATCTCTTCGTCATGGTATGACCATATCAATGTTTCCACATGGAATTATGAAGCAGTACAAGTATATGGTAGTGTTACATTTATGTCTGATGAAGAGCTATACCACCATTTGTCAACGTTGACACAAAAATATGAAGCTTCACAAAAATGCCCATTATCAGTTGAAAAAATGGGGCAAGCCTACATTGAAAAAGAAATGAAAGGAGCATTGGGTATCAAAATAATGCCTACTGAAGTAGCTATCAAACAAAAACTCTCACAAAACAGAGATGATAACGACTATAAAAACATCATTCATAATTTAGAGCAATCCGAAGCACAAATGGACCAAATTATTGCGTATAAAATGAAGGCCTTTAAGAAACCCTAA